The sequence TTGTGAATcatatttcctctttttcagcTGCTCAGTCAGTAAGCAAGCACAGTAATGACATTGTTAAGTAGGTGCTTTACCTCAATGTTTATTTGCTTCTGTCTGTGTATAGaattgcatttaaatgtgttcaaatttaGATAAccaatgtattttttaatccTTTGCTTTTCCTTTTATGATATGTCAAAAGTTATTGCACTGTTTACTAGGTAAAAATGAAATAGTCTGAGCAGTGATAAATGGAAGTAAAACCTGAAATCGCACACTATGTTTTATTAATATagtattaagtattttttttttaatcataatttATAATTTTGATGATGGCCAGAAGCTAACCCTCACTGTTGACACAAACCACTTTGCACAATGGGTGTGTTTGGCTTGGAAAAATTTGATATGGGATGATGGTTGTTCAGTCAATTTTCTCTATAGCTTATGTCAAACAAAATGAGATGGACACTAATTCCAGGTTTGCTTTATCTGTGATAGATTGTGACAGTATTCATAATGAGTttcaatttgttgtttttttttaattaatttttttatcttcttaaaaacaaaaaacagtacagaaatgtaaaacatttaaaaatatgcatgcacttatatatattatctgggatttttgttaaattatcCGTAACAATTATAACTGTTTTTACGCTAAAAAGATTAATGTGCTGTATATGTGGAGGTAGTAGTGCTAGTAAATAAAGATTTTGTTTCTCTGTAGGctgaaaaaacatgattttcttATATTGGATTTTAATATATTCTGTAGATATAATTTAAGGCCTGGAGTGTTTATCTTTGTCTGCATGTGCTTTAACATTTCAGAAGTttgcactcctcctcctctgttctaGCACCCATCCAGCAGGGTTCATGTCCAACTTCAACATGTTGAGCACCCAGGGATCCTCCTGTGCACCTCTAATGAACTCTTCCATGTTAATATGACCTGTGGAAAGATaacgataacaacaacaataacaacaataaaatcaggaaatattttatgtatttctgtattttttgtaaatgtgactAAATGCTCACCATCTCCATCACTATCGACAGCTTGTAATAGTCGATCAACAGCCTCATCCACTGACAACTGTGAATTgctaatgtctgtgtttgttcctTTCTTTATCTTATAGATGctctaaatgaaaacaaatcacaaggTAAATACAATTAACAGTCAAATTGAAAAGAATTGCTTAATTTTTTGCAGTAATGCATGACACACTCAGAAGAACAGCGAATACAGTGTGTACAATACAACTTATCAGTTTTACAACAGAACTATGTAACTTAAGTAATATATCCATTTATCTTGTAAATCCTGAGACCAGCCTAAGCCTTTAGCAGAATTTGACTTCTCATCATGTACCATCACCAACTGactttactttttgtttattcacacactgtagGCAGCAATAATTGATTGAACTAGTAGCATTTGGTTTTAAGCCGTTGACATAATGTTTGTATAATTACCACTGacatcatttaattttttttgggCTCTCTTGTCAGACATGTCAAGTGCTCTTTGTGGTCACATGGGCCCAAACCAGTCACTTTGCTACATATTGCATTGGGCTGGCTCAGtctgaaaatatttaatttgtcttAAAACacatattgtgtgtttgtgttacttgtCTTGACGTCTTGTTTAGATGTTAATACTGTTTGATTACAAAGGCACTAACAACACATAACCCCAAGCAGAAAGCTGCAGATTCATAAACACTCAAGGATATTACTTAATTAAAGTGTAGACTTACATCAATTATTGAGTGTAGCTCATCTCTGTCCACATGGCCATTACTGTCTTTGTCGTACACCTTGAATGACCAGCGAAGTTTATGCTCCAGGTTTCCTCTGAAAACAAGATTGAGTGCTGCCACAAACTCAAGGAAATCGATTGTGTTGTCCTGAAAAATAGATGAAATTAAACAAGTCAaatgaaacaacattttttcacattttgataaAAGTGTAGTACATGAAAGCAGATCATCAAATGTTGTACTCTCACCCCATTTCTATCAAAAGCTCgaaacatgttttctgcatATTTAGATGCTTCTCCTGTTGGCTCCACACCAAAGAAACGCTTGAATTCGTGCAGAAAAAGTAATCCACTCGGGCACTCCATGACAAACTTTTTATACATATCCTGAAGTGATTTGACATCAATTTCCTCCCTGTTctctgtctgttgtgtttgccCCATAGCTGGTTGCTGGTTGTACTTAAGCAGTGCAGCCTCTGGGTCTTTACCTGGACCATAGGAGTTTTTTATAACACCATGGAATCCCAGGGATCTAGTTTGCTTCAGTCAGGTGATTAGTGTGGCTTCAGGATTACTATAGTATTACATTGGTGGGGTTTCCTCCATTTGAGTTTATAGATGTACAGCTCAATGTGGGTCTAGGATTGAAAGCTCTTGGTATTATTTCACCTGGCACATGTATTTCAGTTATGTAAAATATAGTTTATTTTAGTGTTGGACACTGGTGTTGGGGCTGAATTGATAGGTAGCAACACTGATGCAGTGGTAGTGACAGCAAAGTTTGTGATCTTTGGAGCTTAAGAtgccagtgtgtaaaaattagTTACACGAGTAATAAggctgcagattgtaacaaaggactcctccactcactcctCCCTTTTCCATGCATGTCAGGAAATGATGGTTTTCAAATAGAAAGGATGTCGTTCCTCTTTATTTGTGTAGTCAGTAAGCTTTCTTTTCAAAAGCAAAAGGCATGCTCTGATTTGTTTATCAGtgtgggctgctgtagaaagcAAGGCCCTTGGCTGAAGTACAAATACCAAGGCtaagattttaattttaatttaaagtaattatacacTTCTACAAATATACACATTGGTAAAATATTATTTGCCACTAAACCCTCATAAATGTCTTAAATAGACCACCAAAGTGGGAGGAGGAAGTATATCATGCAGCTTGAGCCAATTTCCTATGTTAAATAAGCATTGCACCATTTATCCATGTTTCTCGTCAGCCACAgcttcactttgtgtttgtgcgtacAGCAGCGTGCTAACATTTGCACAGCTCTGCAGTGTGTCTGAGGAGCTTGTTTGAGTTAATATGATTATTTTACTCAACAGATCAAACAAATCAATGTCCTGGCACATTCTGTGCAATTAAACACACTTAATTCAGTCAGCAGGGTCTGCACCATCCGTTTAATAGAATTTTGATTGAtctgactttaaagtaaaaTGACTTTCAAAGACACATTATTAGTCTGCCAAATGGCTGATGTCCAAATCTTCTATGTCCTTAATCAGATTCATTGTTCTTTCTCTGGTCAGAAAAAAGCTAAAAGACTAAGACGCTCTTGGTAATGCTAATTTAGAGTAGGTGTATCACTCTTTTAATTAGATTGCTATAGCTCAGCTGATCGGCACAAATCCTATCAACAATGTAGATTGAGAGGACCCTACAGTGTCCAACAACTTTTATACATACTGCATTGTTGGTTGGTGGGTGATCAGTGGTAGATGTAATGTTCCATTTCTGCCTTCCTCTGTATTTCAGCTTCTCTGTCTTCTACCATAAGTATcttgctgcttttatttatgtatttaggAGTGATGGAAATGTGAATTTTAATCTCTGTATACCTCCAGGATGTACATAGCCTTTAACCCACTgcgtcagctgggactggctcagAGAACCTCAAAGGAAAAttaatgttgattaaaaaagtaaatacaaataataataataataataatatttataataatgtatttatttattatctagcAATTTTCAAACCTACAGGAAATTGACATATTTGCTAAGTCCATGCATTGGCATAGTGGTTGTCTGTTAATATCCAGATTTGGGTGATTTATATATTTACTGCACAAATTAATTGGATGTTACAATAGAGACATAATCTGGGCAAGAAGTAGCTTGTGTCAGCACCTTAGAGATATCCCATGTCCACTGAATAgcatttgacaaacactgtaGTTTGTAGTATCACTTTAGTGCCAGATGCAGATATATCAAcaaatattctgtattttatatAGCTTAGTGTTAAATGTGTGCCACTGAAATTAGCAGCttcatcatgtccaggtttaGAAAAGGTTTTACTCAGTCTGTCTTAAGAGGATTTAATGGAAGGTATCagggtttattttattcatgtctAGAAGTTGCAATGGGAAAAAGAAAACGAGAAAGTTCCAATGTGAAGATAATATCATGCATGtgcattttataaaataaatgtcatgaaTCCATGAGAACACCGGAGAATTTACAGAGAACACAAGTTTGTAGAAATTGTTAGGCTTCTtataaaatgcaaaacatgGAATTTCACACATTAATTAAACTGATAGCAAAATTAAGTGCAGATATATTTAAATCAACAGAAGATACATTTATTATTGTACGTTATTGTCTTGTCTGATCAGTGCAACTCATCAATAaccaattcattttaattatttaaatgaccTTTATTCCATGCAAATGAAATTGTAATGTTTCTTTAGTAGCTTCCGCTTTTTTATTGGTCAgtcacactgtctgtgtttgggTTAAGGGTTTGTTGACGCTCATCCTCAACTACCTTTAGCCCTTCAGAGTCAGACAGTATTGACAAAATTAGACTTTTGAGTTCCTCCACTGCTATTTTATTTGTCTACTGCCATATAATAATCtacatgtactgtgtgtaaCATGTCGTCAAGTTTATCTCAGCAATATTTGGCTTTGTAAGCATGTTCTCTTGTCCATTACAATGATTTCCAACAACACATTAAGAACATAAAAAGACAATGTGACAATAGGAATGTTGGAAGAATAGACGACAATTGCAGTATGCGACAATAATGCATTTATAAATCATTGCTTTGTGTTAAAAACACTTCCTTTCCCATTTGTTGGGAAGAGCTATAttcatattgatttttatttctacaACTTAGCTGGTTATACTTTGCTTTGATAGTAATGtcataataatttaatataattacaACATGATTATATTATTTGATAAAGCCAAAACATTCTAAACATTATAGGCACCATGTgtgattattattcatattattattgttattagtattagtattatcattattattatgaactcTGCAGAAATGCTGCAGATCAGCCATGTCAGGTTTTTCCACTAGATGGTAATGTTGGGCTTTGTGTGGAGGCTccacatgacaaaaaaaattttATTTACTACTTAATGCAGGTAACTGGGAAAATATTTCAGTGCATTACAGCTATTGATTAGATAGCCTATTAATGGAAGAATCAAATTTAATTTATGAAATATTCCATATTATGAATGCAAGGAATTCTTTTTATAAAACTGTATTATATGGAAACAAATGCATCCAAAGCACATGCCTTCATTAAAGTGTGTTCGACATTGCTTTTATTACTGAGAGTTCCATTATTGCCTTTAATTCATACTGTAACTTAAGTAATaaatgagctgcagctgtgacaaATATCATTGCCACATCATGACATTGTTTATAATGGATTCTGTTATACTGAATTACTCTGTTTCAGTGGAAGAAGATCATATCATATGAGGCAGTGTCAAGTATCTATTATACTTATAATCTATTATTTAAATCCTGTAAGGGTACAGCAAATTCCCTCTCTTCATTACCTTTTGTCACTTTAGAGCTACAGGATTAACCTGTAAAGATTCACTCTTGTTTTGCTTATGGACATAATGTGACATGAACATCACTCATAGTCACCCACACAACATTCCAGATTTAAACATGTCACGACTTGAATAATGGACCATAAACATGATATGAGGTTGTCATTTTGCTTTCTTGTGAGGCCCAAGTATTAAACGTCAGGCAGAGAAATGCTACCATGATAATCAATTATCAGGAACACTTTGCACTGATGTATTCCTCTGCACGTACATGGTAGTCTATACTCATCCATTATCGTTTTGTTGTCAGTTCTCACTCATTCAGCTTTTGTcataaaagtgaaacaaatgacaaatgtttgtgtgagggTTCGTAATATCAGTTTAATGGAGAAACAACGTTCATCAACACTGGTCATCTTCAGTAGTTTCTGTAGCTGTAGGGAACTGGACCTGCTTGAAGATGAAGAGGCTTCTTCAATTCTGACTAACAGGTGGAAAACTCCAGGTATTACACCTCTGTAGGCTGGATACCTGGCTTGAGAGTTAGAATTTGACACAATACAGATAATTCACCCCTTGACCCAATTTTAGgttgttagtttcacctgagtcaaggaGTTGTTACAACCAAGCCTAGGGGAAAAACCTGATCAAAACGAATAATGAGACTCACCTCTTCCCAACTCCGAAGAAATGCACCAGTAACACATTAAACAGCCcattttaaagatattaaaaataAGCACAACATGTCTGCTGGCAACCTGACTGTGAGTGGTTCACTGCTGATCAGGCCTCATACTGTACTGGAatctcctgtgcaggaccaatcattTCCCAGGGTCCACctcaacactcacacacgtcATTCAATCAAACATGAATATCTGCaaaccatcacacaaacaaatactcaaacacaaggaagaggaaggaggtaGCAGTGGGAATATGGTCTGTTAGGGTCTGTTATTGTGTTGGAGTTCACCTGTGTTGTTACAGAGGATCAGTGTTGATCCTTCTGGGTAAAGAGCTTAGGAAACCATTGTATGTGGTGGATAGTTGATAACCAGAGTCATTGGAGTCAAACAGCAGATAATGGTCCGTGTGTATTGGTTTCATGTAAATTTTGATGTTGAAGCTTCTGTCTTCTCTAATGTGCACTGCATATTTGGCCTTCTTCAATTGTGCAATGCATTTGCTTATATTGAAATGCTATGCACTAAccttacacacatgcacaaacgtAGCTAAAATACAATTGTATCCCAAAACATTAGACATGCTCAAAACGAAAATATAATTTCTTTTAAGACATtgaatactgtatataactgaATGTTTTAAAGTACAGCAGAGGCAGCTCATGTTATTTCGATGaagatgtaaaacaaaaaaaggcagttaCAGTTTTGGTTAACTGGCACATTACGAGAGAGTAATTTAGAAACCAAAAGTGTTCTAATGAGAAACAACTCAAATCCTAGAGGTCTCCATCAATGATGATGAACAGTCAGGCTGCAATAAGTCCATTATGTCTCTCAGTTAAGTGTTAAACCATTATAAAAGGTCACTTATTTCTGGATCAAAACTTTAGCCTCTTGGTGAATGCATGTACAATAGGTGAGATCAATAGTAAAAATATTAAAGCTTCCATATTCTCTTGTAGCTGAGCAGACCAGCCAGGAAGTCCAAGGTTATAGGCTGACTCAAAGAAGCAGACAGTTACTGAGCAGAGGCACAGCATGAAACTTAACAGCTGTGCAGACAAAaagtaaactgtaaaaatataaagcAAAACTAAACAAAGCAGGCAGGTATGAatggacacagaaaaaaacaaaaaaatgggaAAGTATACAAAGACGGGACATaaaaaggagacaaatgaaaaataacaacagataCAGTCCAAGCAAATCCCTTTGGAGTATTGCTTTTGAGTGCATTATAAGAGTATTAGTTCAGAAAAATGCTCATGCTGCTTTAGGTGGGCTGAATGTAAAAACTCTGAGTCTGTAATTATGTTCTAGAGTCCTTCTGCCCCGTGTCTGAATCTTTGCATGGTACTGTCAAAACATTCGTTTTGCCACTGAGACAAGTTGAAAAATCCAATTATTCATTATATAAGAGAGTTATAATCCCCTTTGTATGAAGTGTCCTAGAAACATCCTGACATTACAAAGGACAGATGTTTAAATCTCGTTGGTTCAAACCTGAGAGGATGAGactattaattattttaatggtTTGGTTTCAGTTGAGTTAGTGGtttatgaataataatttcTCAGTTAATGGCCAGTTTCATCAATCACTATATAAAGAAAGaattaatgaacaaataaataaataaataaaccatctCAAGGTCGCTGCAGTCTTTCCTTGGACTTTCCTTCTTAGTGAGGGTCAAAAGTCATCATTGCTCATGAT is a genomic window of Solea senegalensis isolate Sse05_10M linkage group LG7, IFAPA_SoseM_1, whole genome shotgun sequence containing:
- the LOC122772696 gene encoding guanylyl cyclase-activating protein 2-like gives rise to the protein MGQTQQTENREEIDVKSLQDMYKKFVMECPSGLLFLHEFKRFFGVEPTGEASKYAENMFRAFDRNGDNTIDFLEFVAALNLVFRGNLEHKLRWSFKVYDKDSNGHVDRDELHSIIDSIYKIKKGTNTDISNSQLSVDEAVDRLLQAVDSDGDGHINMEEFIRGAQEDPWVLNMLKLDMNPAGWVLEQRRRSANF